Genomic window (Vitis riparia cultivar Riparia Gloire de Montpellier isolate 1030 chromosome 4, EGFV_Vit.rip_1.0, whole genome shotgun sequence):
GATCTTGAGTCTGAAATGTTGAATAAGGGAAGCGACCCTGTCGAACAGAGTCGGCTCTTTGATGCCTTCCTCAGCTCTTCCTCGCTCTGGCAGCCTCAGCCTTGTAAGGACCAGCACACAACGAATACAATCAAATCTCAAGATGATTTTGGGGATGAGAACTTCGACACCAACAGAGTCATGAAGGTTCTTTCTGGACAGAAGATTGCCAAACCAACGGCTGTTCATGCGAACTCACTCAACGTCGCGGCATTGCCATTTTACTCATCAAAGATGACCAAGGACCCAATTGGAACACCACTGCAGGAGTCCCTTAAGAGAACAAGATCAGGGCATGCTGCTAATTCGATAGGAGTGAATGAAACGGGGGCGTTCAGAAAGCCCTTAATGGAATCCATGGAACCAGAAAATAAGACTAGAAGGCGATCTCTTTCACCCGAAGAAAATGGGGACAAGTGGGCAGACTTTCTGCCAGACAGCAAGGAGTTTGAAGCGGCTCTTATTGCTGCAGTTCTGGGTTCAGCCACTGAAACAGGGAAGAAGACTCTGGAGACTGGAAACAGTTCTGGAATTTTACAGAATAAGATTGAGAGTAGGTTTAAAGTCTTTCAAGACATAACACTCTCTCTGAGCCCGAGAGCCTAACCTCTCAATTAGTGTCAACtaattcaatttagtttttaCAAGCTATAATAATATAGGTTTTAGGTTGGAGATGATCTTGTTCTCCTGGGCTCCTGTTCAAGCAGAAGGGGGGGGAGGGAGGGAGTACGCAGCTATGCAGAGAGTATGGTAGCAGTCCCTGCTGGGGTAGTAGCAGCAGTAGTTATAGTAGATGCAATTCATTAATTCTTGTCTACCTCTCAAAATAAAGGGGGGCACAcatcttaataaaatatatgatgaTGTTCATTAGCTACATTTTGACTCAAGAAAATGAGGCCTTGTTTCTATATTGTGAATGCTGATTtctcttcctcatttcaaaGTGTATGGCATTTAATTTTGATCATATGAGGAGCTCCTAATTGTTTAGGAACATAGTTTTCTTCAATGAATCTTTGTGAGGTGAGATCTTCTTATTATACATGGTTTCTTCTTATACATGGTCGATCCTGTTTTACTCCTGTTCCCTTTGACTTCTTCGTCTATAGTAGAAAGTAATGGCTATAGCAGTCGTCACAAAAGCAACTCCTGCAGCAGTTTTTGCCATGGTTGAACTGTTCTTCACAGCTGTGATACCCTGGAAAAAGCCCAAGTAGGTGGAACAAACCCTATCTCCGAAAGCTGCTTGTTCCATGCCGCATAATCTCTGAAGAAAGCCTCCAAATCCTGCCATGTACCAGAAATAATATGATAAGAAAATCAGCAAAGGGGGTAACAAGAGAGACTGCATGAGACTTACGTGAACACCCACGAAGGTTCCAGCATAAATACTACATTACCTGTTTATACAACCTAACATATTCTAGGAATTTAGGATCCTTTATTAATGCTTGGCCTGTGGAAAATATAAACAATCGCCTGCCTCCCTGTTGAATCCTCGCCTGCAGCTGAAGAAGAAGGTTTCTGCTGTGAATACCCTGTTGGAGGGTTACTAGTTGTAAGAGACTTGGTTGATGATTTCATAAGCTCCCTGATTACAATATTAATCATAACATATAGCCATCATATATAATTGAAACATTACTGCATTTATATGCGTTCCAATCAATGAATTCTCAAATGAAACCTTACTTGAAATACGAATTGTCGAACTTCCAGGGCTCCTCTGTCCACTTGCCATCAAAGCCTGGAACTTGCTTATGTGCCCCTCCCTACAAcaccaaaccaaacaaaaactACATGCATATGTGCGGGTGCAGAAAGAACTTTTTAAAGATAGCTGCAGATCTGTGGAGGAAGTTACCAATGTATGAGCTCCGGAGAGGGCCACAATATCCTTGTCCCCAAGACCCATCCGGTTAAAGACTGACCTTAAATGTTCAGCACCTgcaacaaaatttaataatagaaaTGTAAATTTTATGCTTGGTCTTATATGGGAAGTATAAGACAGCTCTGATTTCTGATGCATAACAACCAAGAAACAATTTGTAGAAGGAGCACAGCTGAAAAGCTAGAGAGGGGGACCAAGGGGTGAAATGACAGAATTCGACAAACGATAAGGTTCAAGTCTCTATGCATTATCTGTGAGTTATAGAGCAGAATAGGAAAATGACTTCTTTTCCATAAACAAGGCCAGAGAGCATAAAGAAAACAGAATGGGAAACCTTTGTTAGCATCTGGGAGGCACCCTTCTTCTGGTGAAGACAAAGTCCTGATTGAAAAAGGAGGGGGGGACGAAACGAATAGTGGGGCCTCCAATAATCTCAACTACAACAACACCAGCAAGCTGACAAAACCCCAAAGGGGTCGGGAAAGTGACCACATCGGCATCCAATTGCAAAGATGATGCAAACCAGAGCTTGTTTTTATCTTAGCTTCTCaatgaattcaaattaaatcacaGAACAGTTGATTTCTGAAACAAAAGTCACCTGGTAAAGGTCAGCATATGTAATGCAATGATGCCTCCTTTTCACCTCCTCTGACATCGGAATAGAACCAGAGtccattagaaaaaaaaaattagtatttcaattttaagtAGGAAAAACTGAGAGTTATGGTGGGATGAAGTCCCAATCATACCATCTCGGCACTGAACCTCATTAAAAGGAGTTTGATTACAatacaagcaaaaaaaaaaaaaaagaggggggaGGGGACAAATCTGTTGCCAGTGTGCAAGGGCAAAAGGGAAAATGAATCTCACCACAAAGATCAACTGCCGTTTTCAAACCCTTATTTGCAGAATGATTAAGCTCTTGTGGGTTTCTAATGGAGCCATTTGGGCCCCCTGTCTTTGTGAGAGCATCATAAGTGCCTGCATCATGAAACCTGCAAACAAAATGCTATTTAGCTTTTGATCATTAAACCCCTCATGCATTAAAgctaaattatttcaaaatccaaTAGAGCCAGAATGCAAAAAGTCGGCTCACGATCCTCCCTCGTACATGCCAAATATTAAGTCTCTGTTAATTTGAACCTtgcaaaacacacacacacatgtatgAGTCGTTTTGTTCATGGCCTGTTCATGGCCATACTGAAACACCAAAAGTTATAACACCTagaaaagcctttttttttttttttcctaatttttctgaattttttatcttatcttcCCCATCTATTGAAATGCAACCACTTATATTTTCTCCATCTCCCTTCGAAATGTCACTTCTAACATTTACTAAAAGAGATGAAATGcaggggaaagaaaaaagaagcatAAATTAAACTTAAGAGACTACGCTAGACGGAGCTGTAAGATTATTACATGcaatatatatttgatccaAGTATATGAACATTTGCAACATGAATCAAATCTGAAAAAGACTTAGAATCGTCTacttacctccagccattgTTTTGAGTTACTGTAATCTGTGCAAGCCTTGATTTCCAAACTCTGATATATCTTTTTAGATGGTGTATTTCTAAAGATAAAAAACAGCAGAGAGATGAATTCGGGACCATGAGAGATCTATATAACTATGGCTTCCCATCATACCACGTTGCTTTTGATTGGCCACACTATGAGCAGTTTGTAGAACATGCTCCTTTACCGCAGGGACATGAGATGGTTGGTGGAGGACGTGGTCAGGTGTTGGACCACTTCAAAGTGGTGAATGTGTGTGAACATGTAGTtgataacattctcccacttgatCCACACCTTTAACCTAATGTCTATCTTAGTCCATCAATTATCCAcattaagtaacaaatacatgaatcatgaCAATAAGTCCTCAATATAATGAGTGTTACCTTCCATGTATTATAGTGTATTCATTTCTTAACATTATAATTTATGTGAcaatattacttaatgaataaaccctatgttcatttttggtccaatgaagttaaattttctcaaaattaaataaaggtgcacatcaatatgagaaaacatcataataagagtttgtacaaTAGAAATTACATAAGGGAACTAAGTCCCATATTCACTacatgatccttgaatttcaacagtggcatgcccttagtcaaaggatcagcgatcatcaattcagtgctaatgtgctcaataaccactttcttttctttaacatgTTCTCTTATGGCTAGATACTTAATGTCGATGTGCTTGCTTCGACTTCCACTTTTATTATTCTTCGTCATAAAGACTACAGCTGAATTGTTGCAATATATACTCAATGGCCTAGATATtgaatccataactctaagcccggaaatgaaactcttaagacatacaccatgtgaagtagcttcaaaacaagatatgaactcAGCTTCCATAGTAGAAGTAGCAGTCAAGGTCTGCTTAATGCTCCTCCAAGATATAGCTCCATCggccaatataaaaatgtatccagATGTTGATTTACGCGAATGAACACAGCTAGCAAAGTCTAAATCTGAGTAGCTAACAACCTCTAAATTGCTTGTTTGTCTGTAcataagcttgtaatctttggttccttgaagatatCTCATCACTTTATTTGCAGCTTTCCAGTGGTCCAAACCTGGGTTACTCTGATATcgtcctaacattccaacaactaatacaatgtctggccttgtgcAGACCTAAGCATACATCAAACTTCCGACTGCAGAAGCATATGAagtgttcttcatttgttctcTCTCAAGATCGTTTTTCAGGCATTGGTTTAGATTAAACCTATCTCCCTTCATTATAGGGGAAACACTAGGTGAACAATCATTCAtccgaaatctctctaaaactttattgatataggtctCCTGAGACAGACCTAAGATTCCTTGAAATTTGTCTCTATGGATCTTAATGTCAATGACAATAGAACATGCTCCTTAACCGTAGGGATGTGAGATGGCTGGTGGAGGACGTGGTTAGGTGTTGGACCACTTCAGAGTGGTGAACGTGTGTGAACATGTAGCTGATAATAGGAGCATCATGGGTGCACAATTTTTGTTGGAAATGAGAGCACGGAGATATCTATGAgccctttcaatttctttgtagTATTCTACATTTACAACTAGTGGTGCTGGAGTTGGTGCTGGTGTAGAGGCTAAGGTTGAGGCTTGGGCTTCCATGGGAGCTCACCCACCCTGCAAAGAattgaagaggaaaaaaaaaaagaaataatgatagtGGAGGGAGGACGTATGATAAGTTTTGTCTTTATAGAGCGGGAATCACAACGAAAAAAATGGGTGGAAGAAAAGGAGTGGGAGAGAAAGGAAGCAAAGGATTGATTTTGCTGGAAAGGGAAACAGTTCCAATTATAAACATGCAAGGGACTACAACTATTGATTGTCTtccttcttcgtcttcttcaaatcttcttcttcttcgaaATCTTCTTATCTCTTGAGGGTTGTGTTGATCAAATGTAATATAACATTCTATGGATGCAATCCAAGATTGTTTCCATACAATTACTATGTAAGGATGGaatgagcatttgtttcaatgaaaatgaaaaaataaataaattggtaaTAACTTTCATGTATatagtttaatatatatatatatatatatatatatatatatatattttttttatttaaaaaaaacacattatttaaaattattattttttaatttttaaaaaaaaatatttgaaaggtttttttgctaaataataaaaacttgaCCCTctgattttaaaacatttctaaaaaccaaaaattgtttttgaaaaattataacattgtttggttgttgttttctataaaaaaaaaataaataaaataaaaacaaaataaaataagaaaatcttttttaaagaatagataaaaattattttcacttatttaaaatataaataaataagaagaaataaaaataaaaaaccatataaacaaatgaatgtatgtatgaaacagaaaaatcgttcatttatatttttaaaattaaattttatttatttttaaattcattcaaaataaaataatattaaccgttattaattttaaattgttattattattattatttctttccaacaaaataaatcaatgatgcttttatgaaaatgttaatatccattatttataatatttataaaaaaatatgattttattataatattactattcataatttattatatatatatatatatatttataattacaaaattgtttttatttttaataagacttgaattaaaattagtttacatgatattaattgaatttatggtttttttttttacaaaatgacaaaaaaattaaacagcttatttaaataagattttcgtttttgtttttgtttttttttttaaaaaaaaaaacttctttgaAATCAACCTGCATGCAAGGAACCAAAATACCTCATTCTCTTAAAGGTAAATTAAAATCCtatttataagtaaaattttatttttattgaaataattttcttttttacattctatatttttacttgcttctaataattttagaaGAAAGCTTGAAGGCCATAAAATTGAGGGGCTTTTTGAGTGCTTATATAAGAAAAAGCTTTAAGTACGTCACCCTCCATGACATCTTCTTCAACCAAAAGATTCATGACTCCTTCCAAAACACGATTGAAGGTATCCAAGGAAATGTTTAAAAGAGTCCTATGAAAAAGTCATTAATAACTACTTTTGCAAAGCCCTTTCAACCattatacaaaaattttcaagtctctaatcttttaaattaaaaatttttcttCACATATTAACGACTATTGactcaaaataacaataattctTTTCTCCTACTCTTGTAAAAGttgtattatttatattttatcctAAACTTCAAAATGTAAGTGAATTTGCTAATAcatctcgtttttttttttaaataaattttgataataaaaatttaatttaaaaaaaaaaagatttcacaaattaaatccTCTACCAAAACAATTCATAAATTTATGCTTCTTATCCACATAGATATCCATTactacaattttaatttttttttagatgattAAAATTATCATTACTAACTACGATAACTTTATCGTAGCTAGTCACTATGATAACCTTATCGTAatcaaaactataattttatgtttataaaaatgaaattcttaGGTCACATGCTTGAAATGCACTAATTCAAAAgattattttgttataaaattatgGTTCGTTTGGTCATGttctctaaaacttgtttttaaaaactgttttttattctttaacttaataacagattttaaaaacaagttttagaaaatatgaccaaatagattcatattttcattttgtttttaaaaattgatgaaaacaacttctacttgttctttaaaaaattattttctatttcactttatttttaaaaatcatttttaaaaagtaacaacaaaataatgtttaatttttttttaaatggttttatatcttagaaacaaaaaattgtttttaaatcatatggTGAAACAGACTTTTAAATCACATGGTTAAAATTCCCAATTCACATGTACTAATTTAGGATGATTTTATACATAGAATATAAGTTTAGTTTGTGAACCAAATGAAAACccatttaatatttctttttcatggCATGCACATGTTGAATGTGGAATCACAAGCCtgtaaatttttaaactttaccTAAGAAGAAATTGTTACCTTTTGGGATATTTTTAGGTGGAAAGTTGTAAATTGAAAAGTTTGAGAAGGGTATAGTTGTCCAAAAGGGAGGATATTTTTGGCATTTCCCCTGGAATGCTCTTCTCTGACAGATTGATTCCAGTGCCACAGTTCCCTGAAAAAAGCAagcaaatttattaatatccCGAAACACCCCAAATTTCAATTGGCAGATTAAAATTTTAGACCATGAAACGGTGTCGTTTCAGCGGCGTCCATGCAAAACGCTTTACAAAAAATCCTTGTCTTCGTAAAATCTGGTTTTTTGATACAACACATTTATATCTtccatttttgaaatattacCTTCCTAAGGCTGTATTGGCCGTTGAAATGCATAGTTACCAAAACACCCCTCCCTTCCTTCCTTATTAGTTCCCTTGTTCTCCGCACGTTCCAAGGGCATGCCGTGAATAAAGGCACATTACAGGGGCATTTTGGTCATAAAACTTGATTTGATAAAATTACTCCACTGGCCACCCTGCCCAACGTTCATTTGTCTGCTTACATCTCAAAACCGCCGCTCTGTTGCTTTCCTCCTCACAACCAGAGAGTGGGGGAGAGAAGAGAGGAGATGAAACGGTGTCGTTTGTTTGGGAGGAAGTGAGGTTAAAGATTCTGAGACCCAAAAGAAGTGAAGGAGAAAAACGGTGGCTTTTTGAGACCCGCCATCGATGAAAGCTTCAGAAGCTTTACCAAAGTGAGAGAACGCAGAAAACgttttggttgttgttttgttttttgaaaatcagaagTGGGTTGTTGTTACTCGAGAATAGAGAGAGAAGAGATGGTTTCAAGGTGTAAGGCGAGGAAGACATACATGAAGCAGTTTGTGAAGGCGAGGCAAGCCCTGTCTGCAGCCCACAGTATGTGTATATCAGATCCCTGCGTGGCACTGGCTCTGCTCTCCTTCAGTTTGCCACCGCCGAGACCaatctccaccaccaccaccatctcaCACCGATTCTACCCTCTCCACCGCCGCCCATGAGTCCCAGCTCCGATACGTGGACATCCATCACAGCCTCGCCCTCTCATCTGCCGCCTCcgcctcctcctcctccaccaccACAGCAGccctctgaattttttttttttaagggggGCACGTGGACAAAATGAGGGAGGGGCACGTGGACACAATTGAGGGGGTCCTTATAACGGCTAGAAAAATACAACGGTCGAATTCGAATCTCTTTTTcaatctctccctctctctctctgtctcatTCTCTCcctctatctatctatctctctccctctccctctccctctctgaAACCCCCTCGCaactctccctccctctctccctctctctctctctgaaacCCCCTCGCaactctccctctctctctctctctgaaacCCCCGAAGATGCAAGACATGTGGAATGTTCCCCCTGGTTTCAGGCCCAGCACATCTGCGCCTTCGTCTCCCGCAAAGCCTATTCGGGTGTCAAGAACTCGATCAGAGTCCTTTCATGTCACCCACAAAGTCCCTGTTGGCGACACTCCTTATGTGAGAGCCAAAAAGGTTCAGGTAAGCTTCCGTTCTGGGTAATCTTGAAATTTGCCAACAAACCGAGGTTTCTTCTTTTGCGCGATTGATCTCTGTTTGATGGGTTTGATTATGGCTTTTGTTGCATCAGTTGGTTGACAAGGACCCGGAAAAGGCAATCCCGCTATTTTGGGCCGCCATTAATGCTGGAGATCGAGTGGATAGTGCGCTCAAGGACATGGCCATTGTGATGAAGCAACAGAACAGGGCTGAAGAAGCCATTGAGGCTATTAAATCGTTGCGAAGTCGTTGTTCAGATCAAGCCCAAGACTCTCTTGATAATATCCTTCTGGATCTGTACAAGGTCCTGTCCTTTCGAAATTCCTTATCACTTGTTTGTATCTGGCTATTTAAGATTATTGAGTACTGATTTTTGTCTTTTGGAAATTCAATTCGACAGAGATGCGGGAGATTGGATGATCAAATTGCACTTTTGAGGCACAAATTGTTCTTGATTCAACAAGGGATGGCTTTCAATGGGAAGCGCACCAAGACTGCCAGATCCCAAGGGAAAAAATTTCAGGTGTCCGTGGGACAAGAAGCGACTCGGTTACTGGTAAGCAGACAGTTTTTCTGCTAGTTTCAGTCCTCTATCTCTCCCTAAACTCCATATTGAGACGAATTTCCATTTCAGGGGAACTTAGGATGGGCATTGATGCAGCGGAACAACTATATCGAAGCAGAAGATGCCTACAGGCGGGCACTTTCAATGACTCCAGATAATAACAAGATGTGCAATCTGGGTATCTGCTTGATGAAGCAAGGGAGGATTCTGGAAGCCAAAGAAACCCTTAGAAGAGTGAAACCGGCTGTTGCAGATGGCCCGAGAGGTGTAGATTCCCACCTCAAAGCATTTGAGAGGGCACGGCAGATGCTGCTTGATCTTGAGTCTGAAATGTTGAATAAGGGAAGCGACCCTGTCGAACAGAGTCGGCTCTTTGATGCCTTCCTCAGTTCTTCCTCGCTTTGGCAGCCTCAGCCTTGTAAGGACCAGCACACAACGAATACAATCAAATCTCAAGATGATTTTGGGGATGAGAACTTCGACACCAACAGAGTCATGAAGGTTCTTCCTGGACAGAAGATTGCCAAACCAACGGCTGTTCATGCGAACTCACTCAACGTCGCGGCATTGCCATTCTACTCATCAAAGATGACCAAGGACCCAATTGGAAAACCACTGCAGGAGTCCCTTAAGAGAACAAGATCAGGGCTTGCTGCTAATTCGATAGGAGTGAATGAAACAGGGGCGTTCAGAAAGCCCTTAATGGAATGCATGGAACCAGAAAATAAGACTAGAAGGCGATCTCTTTCACCCGAAGAAAATGGGGACAAGTGGGCAGACTTGCTGCCAGACAGCAAGGAGTTTGAAGCGGCTCTTATTGCTGCAGTTCTGGGTTCAGCCACTGAAACAGGGAAGAAGACTGTGGAGACTGGAAACAGTTCTGGAATTTTACAGAATAAGATTGAGAGTAGGCTTAAAGTCTTTCAAGACATAACACTCTCTATGAGCCCAAGAGCCTAACCTCTCAATTAGTGTCAACtaattcaatttagtttttaCAAGCTATA
Coding sequences:
- the LOC117912261 gene encoding protein POLLENLESS 3-LIKE 2-like; translated protein: MQDMWNVPPGFRPSTSAPSSPAKPIRVSRTRSESFHVTHKVPVGDTPYVRAKKVQLVDKDPEKAIPLFWAAINAGDRVDSALKDMAIVMKQQNRAEEAIEAIKSLRSRCSDQAQDSLDNILLDLYKRCGRLDDQIALLRHKLFLIQQGMAFNGKRTKTARSQGKKFQVSVGQEATRLLGNLGWALMQRNNYIEAEDAYRRALSMTPDNNKMCNLGICLMKQGRILEAKETLRRVKPAVADGPRGVDSHLKAFERARQMLLDLESEMLNKGSDPVEQSRLFDAFLSSSSLWQPQPCKDQHTTNTIKSQDDFGDENFDTNRVMKVLPGQKIAKPTAVHANSLNVAALPFYSSKMTKDPIGKPLQESLKRTRSGLAANSIGVNETGAFRKPLMECMEPENKTRRRSLSPEENGDKWADLLPDSKEFEAALIAAVLGSATETGKKTVETGNSSGILQNKIESRLKVFQDITLSMSPRA